GGCTCGCTGGGCAGGCTGTCCATCGAACCCGGTACCTATCTCTATGTGGGTAGCGCGTTCGGCCCCGGGGGGCTTCGCGCGCGGCTCTCGCGCCACGCGGCGCGCACCAAGCTGAAGCGCTGGCACATCGACTATCTGCGCCCCCGCACGTCGCTCGTCTGCGCCTGGTTCTCGACCTCGCCCGAGCGTCTCGAGCACGAATGGGCGGCATCCGTTCGGGCTGTTTCGAGTGCGAGGATTCCGCAGCCGGGTTTCGGTGCGTCCGATTGCACCTGTTCGAGCCACCTGTTTCGCTTTTCCGATTCCGATTCCGATTCCGAATCCGGTTTTGATTCGAGTCGGCGCTCGGTCGCCGAAGCACTCGCGGCCTCGGGTGGAGACTCCTTTGGCTGGCTCGAGGCCGGTCGGTTGCGAGGGCTCACGAGGCGCCGACGCTAGGC
This bacterium DNA region includes the following protein-coding sequences:
- a CDS encoding GIY-YIG nuclease family protein: MTTGTNQDRRPLPPAGTGTGRVDAPGTYALMLRCRQSGTVSVGSLGRLSIEPGTYLYVGSAFGPGGLRARLSRHAARTKLKRWHIDYLRPRTSLVCAWFSTSPERLEHEWAASVRAVSSARIPQPGFGASDCTCSSHLFRFSDSDSDSESGFDSSRRSVAEALAASGGDSFGWLEAGRLRGLTRRRR